In Synechococcus sp. PCC 6312, one genomic interval encodes:
- the drmB gene encoding DrmB family protein: MGEIIATDQPEYNRLLVRSASNAYFSQILSVISMPDKDADLKKAVDRFYVEDLQYTEDIADVIKELRKPKFFDLAEFGADAVWTEIQCRKAGLSAPEKSIKQVELEALLACPEERGKEALSSDKIFEGYTRKPSSLESKWRPFIDKVVLVHRLREVLALIGFTRFEAAQTNIEGEIDDLAIGVRRAALDFEPKWVPAIENLGEGVFISFHKEQVENWLQDLNVKDRGEALRRGFRRWTQNRGIPEDKAKFPGEAYIMLHSLSHLLITAVSLECGYASSAIRERIYAFPEIGYGILLHTGASGSEGTLGGLVEVGRRIEYHLGKALEQGRLCSNDPVCAGHQPDSVQEDRFLHGAACHGCLLIAETSCERRNEMLDRALVTSTVEGLGAEFFPNRLY; this comes from the coding sequence ATCGGCGAGATTATCGCCACAGACCAGCCTGAGTACAACCGACTCTTAGTGCGATCAGCTAGTAACGCCTACTTTAGTCAGATTCTTAGTGTCATCTCGATGCCCGATAAGGACGCTGATCTGAAGAAGGCGGTTGACCGCTTCTATGTAGAAGACCTGCAATACACAGAAGACATTGCTGATGTCATCAAGGAACTGCGGAAGCCCAAATTTTTCGACCTAGCGGAGTTTGGAGCTGATGCTGTCTGGACTGAAATCCAGTGCCGCAAAGCCGGGCTTTCTGCCCCTGAGAAAAGTATTAAACAAGTAGAACTAGAAGCCCTGCTGGCCTGCCCCGAAGAACGAGGTAAAGAAGCCCTATCCAGCGACAAGATATTTGAAGGCTATACTCGAAAACCCAGTTCTTTAGAGTCTAAATGGCGACCCTTCATCGATAAGGTTGTCCTGGTGCATCGCCTTCGGGAGGTGCTGGCCCTGATCGGCTTCACCCGCTTTGAAGCAGCCCAAACCAACATTGAAGGGGAAATCGATGACCTCGCCATTGGTGTACGGCGGGCGGCACTAGACTTTGAACCTAAGTGGGTACCAGCCATTGAGAACCTAGGAGAGGGTGTTTTCATTAGCTTCCACAAAGAACAGGTCGAAAACTGGCTGCAAGATCTAAATGTCAAAGACCGTGGTGAAGCCCTCCGTCGTGGCTTTAGACGCTGGACTCAGAACCGTGGCATCCCTGAGGATAAGGCCAAATTTCCCGGTGAAGCCTACATCATGCTTCATTCTCTATCTCATTTGCTGATCACAGCGGTTTCCCTAGAATGTGGCTATGCTTCTAGCGCTATCCGGGAGCGCATCTATGCCTTTCCAGAGATTGGTTATGGCATCTTGCTTCACACGGGCGCATCTGGTTCTGAAGGCACTTTAGGAGGCTTGGTAGAGGTTGGTAGACGCATTGAATACCATCTCGGCAAGGCCCTCGAGCAAGGTCGCCTCTGCTCTAATGACCCCGTTTGTGCTGGGCACCAACCCGATAGTGTTCAGGAAGATCGCTTTCTACATGGGGCCGCCTGCCACGGTTGTCTGTTGATTGCCGAAACCTCCTGCGAACGGCGCAACGAAATGCTCGATCGCGCCCTAGTTACTAGCACTGTTGAGGGTTTGGGGGCCGAGTTCTTCCCTAACAGGTTGTATTAA
- the drmA gene encoding DISARM system helicase DrmA codes for MTTSAEIRATLVDALNIDLVGPAPNDTKHANEVLTQAPSKWYLTGFLAPYGAPPDIRSDDDADDNIPEEVTQSDSSEDSSNPEKPAARKALFPSSMGLSVLVSSKTETVEANVTWGDYLPMSTNLEEHFEEDPQERGKSKKKPDRWQRVPQKAVVPVRIEESSEPYAIDLPGGSGLNLVVICRPVLDDRFPYGTKAVSIFLVNYRQLTSGDRDSTFAFQTHLNIRCPEGFVPRPDPRSVSTDDWDEAVAALQYRDDYEFAVGHNVSALAIEPDGSHCTEVCTTWIPTAEVPRVAPTAPKGVQLGMESLALARDAATIRGMVGPLVTEYRAWIATQRAMAISPQEAADVARNLLDRANGVCDRIESGLNALADPQILEAFQVANRAIATARRHQLSQEEGKPPESFLEPTWRPFQVAFILLNLVGLANPEHDDRKTVDLLFFPTGGGKTEAYLGLAAFTLILRRLKYPGIQAAGMSVLMRYTLRLLTLDQLERASRLICALELERQKVPDKLGTWPFEIGLWVGQSSTPNRMGKRGDKDEHSARQRTLDFKHDSKSKPSPIPLERCPWCGEGFTTNSFQLLPTEDAPKNLKVVCVKRDCDFRSHNPLPILAVDEPIYRRLPRFIIATVDKFAGLPWVGQTGALFGRVTHYQENEGFYSPGDTTLAGHPLEGYLPPPDLIIQDELHLISGPLGTMVGLYKTAIDTLCCREENGQTIRPKVIASTATVRRASRQIQSLFGRNHVDIFPPPGPDRHDSFFAKTDFSSPGRLYVGVAAQGRSLKVILLRVYLALLAAAQKQWVEAGGKRKKDNPADPYMTLMGYFNSLRELGGSRRIVEDEVNSRLNKYGERLREGESVGPFYNRKIDEVPEELTSRVSTNKIANTKRRLSKSFHEDERVDIALATNMISVGLDIVRLGLMVVLGQPKTAAEYIQATSRVGRAQNKPGLVVTLMNIHRPRDRSHYERFQSWHNSFYRAVEATSVTPFSPRALDRGLAGVTVALARLGVPEMTSPLGASNLTDQRAAVAPMVEAIARRAEGHSSDLDGETANDLRIRVRAQVTDPLDTWERILTRDPRLQYQKEADLAPALLVDALDLSADQRPIDEQKFKAQRSLRDVEATVNLWIRDPYTMEGVKGDDE; via the coding sequence ATGACTACCTCCGCTGAAATTCGCGCCACCCTAGTAGATGCGCTCAACATTGACCTGGTTGGCCCTGCCCCCAATGACACCAAGCACGCTAATGAAGTCCTCACGCAGGCCCCTTCCAAGTGGTACCTCACAGGTTTCTTAGCCCCCTATGGCGCACCACCCGATATTCGCTCCGACGATGATGCCGACGATAACATCCCCGAAGAAGTCACCCAGAGCGATTCCAGCGAAGACAGCAGTAATCCCGAAAAGCCCGCTGCCCGCAAGGCCCTATTTCCATCTTCTATGGGACTCAGCGTTCTAGTCTCCAGCAAAACTGAAACCGTCGAAGCTAATGTGACTTGGGGCGACTATCTGCCCATGTCAACCAACCTTGAAGAGCATTTTGAGGAAGACCCCCAGGAGCGGGGTAAAAGCAAGAAAAAGCCTGACCGCTGGCAGCGTGTCCCTCAGAAAGCGGTTGTTCCTGTCCGTATTGAAGAAAGCTCAGAACCCTACGCCATTGATCTTCCTGGTGGTAGTGGCCTCAACCTAGTGGTCATCTGCCGGCCTGTGCTAGACGATCGTTTTCCCTACGGCACTAAGGCAGTATCAATCTTTTTAGTCAACTATCGCCAGCTTACCTCTGGAGACCGTGACTCTACCTTTGCCTTTCAAACCCATCTCAACATTCGTTGCCCCGAAGGATTTGTGCCCCGACCCGACCCTCGAAGCGTTAGCACCGACGATTGGGATGAGGCTGTGGCTGCTCTTCAGTACCGTGACGACTACGAATTTGCCGTGGGCCACAACGTTTCGGCTTTAGCTATAGAGCCTGATGGCAGTCACTGCACCGAGGTTTGCACCACCTGGATTCCTACCGCTGAAGTGCCCAGGGTGGCCCCAACAGCACCCAAAGGGGTACAACTCGGCATGGAATCTCTCGCTCTAGCCCGCGATGCTGCCACCATTCGAGGCATGGTAGGGCCATTAGTCACCGAGTACCGGGCCTGGATTGCAACCCAGCGGGCCATGGCCATTAGTCCCCAGGAAGCCGCTGACGTAGCTAGAAATCTACTGGATCGGGCAAATGGGGTTTGCGATCGCATTGAGTCCGGTCTCAACGCCCTGGCTGACCCCCAGATACTAGAGGCTTTTCAGGTGGCCAACCGGGCGATCGCCACCGCTCGTCGCCACCAACTCAGCCAAGAAGAGGGTAAACCCCCTGAGAGCTTTTTAGAACCCACATGGCGGCCCTTTCAGGTAGCCTTCATTTTGCTCAACCTAGTCGGGTTGGCCAATCCAGAGCATGATGATCGCAAGACAGTAGATCTCCTGTTCTTCCCTACCGGCGGTGGTAAGACTGAGGCCTACCTGGGCCTGGCAGCTTTTACCCTGATTTTGCGGCGGCTCAAGTACCCCGGCATTCAAGCTGCTGGCATGAGCGTGCTGATGCGCTACACCCTACGCCTACTCACTCTCGACCAGCTAGAACGGGCCTCGCGTCTGATCTGCGCCCTGGAGTTAGAACGACAAAAAGTACCGGACAAGCTGGGTACCTGGCCCTTTGAAATCGGCCTCTGGGTTGGCCAAAGCTCCACCCCCAACCGCATGGGTAAACGGGGCGATAAAGATGAGCATTCGGCTCGCCAGCGTACTCTGGACTTTAAGCACGACAGCAAAAGCAAACCTTCACCCATCCCCCTAGAGCGCTGCCCCTGGTGCGGCGAAGGCTTCACCACCAACTCCTTTCAGCTCTTACCTACAGAAGATGCTCCCAAAAACCTTAAGGTCGTATGCGTCAAACGAGATTGTGACTTCCGTAGCCATAATCCCTTACCGATTCTGGCTGTAGACGAGCCGATCTACCGCCGTCTGCCCCGCTTTATTATCGCCACGGTCGATAAATTTGCTGGATTGCCCTGGGTCGGACAAACTGGAGCTCTGTTTGGCCGCGTTACTCACTACCAGGAAAACGAAGGCTTCTACAGCCCTGGCGACACGACCCTGGCTGGACATCCCCTAGAAGGCTATCTGCCCCCGCCTGACTTAATCATTCAGGATGAGCTGCACCTGATCTCTGGCCCCCTAGGTACCATGGTGGGACTCTATAAAACAGCGATAGATACGCTGTGCTGTCGCGAAGAAAATGGCCAAACTATTAGACCTAAGGTAATTGCCTCCACCGCCACCGTGCGCCGCGCCAGCCGCCAGATTCAGTCCCTGTTTGGCCGCAACCATGTGGATATCTTTCCGCCTCCAGGCCCAGATCGCCATGATTCCTTCTTTGCTAAAACTGACTTTTCAAGTCCCGGTCGGCTCTATGTAGGGGTTGCTGCCCAGGGCCGCAGCTTGAAAGTAATTTTGCTCCGGGTTTATCTGGCTCTGTTAGCTGCCGCCCAGAAACAATGGGTTGAGGCCGGAGGTAAACGTAAGAAAGACAACCCTGCTGACCCATACATGACCCTGATGGGGTACTTCAACTCCTTGCGGGAGCTAGGGGGTAGCCGGCGCATTGTTGAGGACGAGGTCAACTCTCGCCTCAATAAGTACGGTGAGCGCCTGCGGGAGGGGGAATCAGTTGGCCCATTCTATAACCGGAAGATTGATGAGGTGCCTGAAGAACTAACTTCACGGGTGAGTACTAACAAAATTGCGAACACAAAACGCCGCCTCTCCAAATCCTTTCATGAAGATGAGCGAGTCGATATTGCCCTGGCCACCAACATGATTTCGGTTGGTCTCGACATTGTACGCCTGGGTCTAATGGTAGTGCTGGGTCAGCCTAAGACTGCTGCTGAATACATTCAGGCCACCAGCCGGGTTGGGCGGGCTCAGAATAAGCCCGGTTTAGTCGTAACGCTGATGAATATTCACCGGCCCCGCGATCGCTCTCACTACGAGCGCTTTCAAAGCTGGCACAACAGTTTCTACCGGGCAGTAGAGGCGACCAGTGTTACCCCATTTTCCCCTCGGGCGTTAGATCGGGGGCTGGCTGGTGTCACCGTTGCCCTTGCCCGCCTCGGAGTGCCAGAGATGACCTCCCCCCTAGGAGCCTCTAACCTAACTGACCAACGGGCAGCGGTAGCTCCTATGGTCGAGGCCATTGCCCGTCGGGCCGAAGGTCACAGCTCTGACCTAGATGGTGAAACGGCAAATGACCTGCGGATAAGAGTGCGAGCGCAAGTTACCGACCCCCTCGATACCTGGGAACGAATTTTGACCCGCGACCCCCGGCTACAGTACCAAAAAGAAGCAGACCTAGCTCCTGCCCTTCTGGTCGATGCCCTAGATTTATCTGCGGATCAGCGCCCTATCGATGAGCAAAAGTTCAAGGCCCAGCGTAGTCTGCGCGATGTGGAAGCCACCGTCAACCTCTGGATTCGAGACCCGTACACCATGGAAGGAGTTAAAGGAGACGACGAATGA
- a CDS encoding DUF5615 family PIN-like protein: MKFKLDENIGYRGQNLLRQAGYDVATIVEQNLISAPDTKVISVCQQEQRCLVTLDLDFSNPLQFKPSLYSGIAVLRLPKQPSHSDLLEAIQTLVNALKTMDITGKLWIIQKGTVRIYQEEPAPQEPLP, encoded by the coding sequence ATGAAGTTTAAGCTAGACGAAAACATTGGTTATCGTGGGCAAAATCTATTGCGACAAGCCGGGTATGATGTGGCGACCATTGTTGAGCAAAATCTGATCAGTGCTCCTGACACGAAAGTGATCTCGGTATGCCAGCAGGAGCAACGATGCTTGGTAACACTAGATTTAGATTTTAGTAATCCACTTCAATTTAAGCCCTCACTCTATAGCGGCATTGCCGTCCTACGGTTACCCAAACAACCCAGTCACTCGGATTTGTTAGAGGCGATACAAACCTTAGTGAATGCCTTAAAGACAATGGATATCACTGGGAAATTGTGGATCATTCAGAAAGGGACTGTTCGCATTTATCAAGAAGAACCCGCCCCACAAGAGCCTTTGCCATGA
- a CDS encoding DUF433 domain-containing protein: MNRQELLQRISVNPNICFGKPCIKGHRIWVSLILDFMASGMTTSEILEEYPQLTTDDVLACLAYGAEMARERFVDVPIESAA; the protein is encoded by the coding sequence ATGAACCGACAAGAACTACTACAACGTATTTCCGTCAACCCCAACATTTGCTTTGGCAAACCCTGCATCAAGGGACATCGGATTTGGGTGTCGTTGATTTTAGACTTTATGGCGAGCGGTATGACCACCTCAGAAATTCTAGAAGAATATCCGCAGTTGACCACAGACGATGTTTTAGCCTGTCTAGCCTACGGAGCCGAAATGGCGAGAGAACGATTTGTAGATGTACCCATTGAATCAGCCGCATGA
- a CDS encoding type II toxin-antitoxin system VapC family toxin: protein MKMLADTSGVIALINRKDRHHADVVRLVSLFELVVPVSILPEVDYMVTKYLGERVSRAFFEDVNSGAFSYLGMDASDISKAIEVMRAYSDIPIGFVNASLASLADQHKIQNILTLDRRHFDIIQSNQFPYFALLP, encoded by the coding sequence ATGAAAATGCTGGCTGACACAAGTGGTGTTATAGCCCTTATCAATCGAAAGGATCGTCACCACGCCGATGTCGTTAGACTTGTTAGCCTATTTGAATTGGTTGTTCCTGTTTCTATTTTGCCGGAAGTAGACTACATGGTCACTAAATATTTAGGAGAAAGAGTGTCGAGAGCCTTTTTTGAAGATGTCAACTCAGGTGCCTTCAGCTATTTAGGTATGGATGCGTCAGATATCAGCAAGGCAATAGAAGTTATGAGGGCTTATTCTGACATCCCCATTGGATTTGTAAATGCCAGTCTCGCTAGTCTTGCAGATCAACACAAAATTCAAAATATTTTGACGTTAGATCGGAGGCATTTTGACATCATTCAGTCAAATCAGTTTCCATATTTTGCTCTCTTACCTTGA
- a CDS encoding type II toxin-antitoxin system VapC family toxin, whose product MRILLDTHTFLWFVNNDPQLSSVAKSLIESDVNIWVSVASLWEIAIKVSISKLTLPKPFNEFIPLQLQNNEMDILPIAIPHLNAISTLPSQHRDPFDRLLITQSLVEQVPLVSADVVFDLYGINRIW is encoded by the coding sequence ATGAGAATTCTACTGGACACACATACATTTCTATGGTTTGTGAACAACGATCCTCAATTGAGTTCAGTCGCGAAATCTCTGATCGAATCTGATGTGAATATTTGGGTGAGTGTGGCCAGCCTTTGGGAAATCGCCATCAAAGTGAGTATTAGCAAACTCACGCTACCGAAGCCATTTAACGAATTTATTCCGTTGCAACTCCAGAACAATGAGATGGATATTTTACCTATCGCGATTCCGCATCTCAACGCGATCTCAACTCTTCCCTCTCAGCACCGTGATCCCTTCGACCGATTGCTCATCACTCAATCCCTGGTCGAGCAAGTTCCTTTAGTTAGTGCCGATGTTGTATTCGATCTCTATGGTATCAATCGGATTTGGTAA
- a CDS encoding DUF2281 domain-containing protein, translating to MIVLTATCQNGTITLNTPLPEALEGKQIQIIVQELPPTKKRRQSGSAAGQIWIAPDFDAPLEDFREYME from the coding sequence ATGATTGTTCTTACTGCAACGTGTCAAAACGGCACGATTACCTTAAATACTCCCTTGCCGGAAGCGCTGGAGGGTAAGCAGATTCAAATCATCGTACAAGAACTGCCACCCACCAAGAAACGCCGTCAGAGTGGTAGTGCCGCAGGACAAATTTGGATAGCTCCTGACTTTGATGCTCCTCTAGAGGATTTTCGAGAGTATATGGAATGA
- a CDS encoding Eco57I restriction-modification methylase domain-containing protein, whose product MDKNPFAVNLAKLSLWLVTLAKDQPFTFVDHALKCGDSLVGLTRAEIGSFGKDPTQDLPLFKYLKEKVDRAKAYRTQIQALDTRTDEDAEAKLSQWQRAELELEEAKLIGDVKIAAFFNGSSKKERDAKLSEYTALVRNSRQAIDTEDNEASIQLKTISNALRQATKPITPFSWDIEFPEVFDRKNPGFDGIVGNPPFAGKNTTINGNPEGYIDWLKIVHHESHGNADVVAHFFRRSHTLLRSGGTMGLIATNTIAQGDTRSTGLRFICNNGGMIYNATRRYKWPGLAAVVVSLVHIMKVTR is encoded by the coding sequence GTGGATAAGAACCCTTTTGCGGTAAATCTGGCAAAGTTGTCGCTGTGGTTGGTGACTCTGGCGAAGGATCAACCCTTTACCTTTGTCGATCATGCACTGAAGTGTGGGGATTCACTGGTGGGGCTGACGCGGGCAGAGATTGGCAGCTTTGGCAAAGACCCGACGCAAGACCTACCGCTGTTTAAGTACTTGAAGGAGAAGGTCGATCGGGCGAAGGCGTATAGAACGCAGATTCAAGCGCTGGATACGCGGACGGATGAGGATGCCGAGGCAAAACTGTCCCAATGGCAGCGGGCAGAACTGGAGCTAGAGGAAGCCAAGCTGATTGGCGATGTGAAGATTGCGGCGTTTTTTAATGGCAGCAGCAAGAAGGAGCGTGATGCCAAGCTCTCGGAGTACACTGCACTTGTCCGTAACTCCCGGCAAGCAATCGATACTGAAGACAACGAAGCCTCTATCCAACTCAAAACTATTTCTAATGCTCTCCGCCAGGCCACCAAACCGATCACGCCGTTTAGTTGGGACATTGAGTTTCCAGAGGTGTTTGATCGAAAGAATCCGGGGTTTGATGGGATTGTGGGAAATCCACCGTTCGCGGGTAAAAATACCACCATCAACGGTAATCCTGAAGGCTATATCGATTGGCTCAAAATCGTGCATCACGAATCCCATGGCAACGCGGACGTGGTGGCGCACTTTTTTAGGCGATCCCACACGCTTCTACGGTCTGGCGGCACTATGGGACTCATCGCCACCAACACCATTGCCCAGGGCGACACCCGCAGTACAGGGCTCCGGTTTATTTGCAACAATGGCGGCATGATTTACAACGCGACCCGCCGTTATAAATGGCCCGGATTAGCGGCAGTGGTTGTGAGTTTAGTGCATATTATGAAAGTCACTCGCTGA